One region of Solanum pennellii chromosome 6, SPENNV200 genomic DNA includes:
- the LOC107022219 gene encoding uncharacterized protein LOC107022219, whose protein sequence is MIDKHRGLHEMLPYALLGYRTTIRTSTEATPYLLVYGMEAVIPAEVEIPSLRIIQEAELSSAEWVSKRINQLTLIDEKRMVAVCHGQLYRQRMIRAFHKRVRARIFEVGQLVLKRISPHQDEYKGKFAPIWQVPYKFHKVLFGGALVLSEMDGTVWPKPINSNAIKTYYV, encoded by the coding sequence atgaTTGACAAGCATCGAGGTTTGCATGAAATGTTACCATATGCTTTATTAGGTTATCGAACAACTATCAGAACGTCAACTGAGGCTACGCCATACTTGCTAGTGTATGGAATGGAAGCAGTTATACCAGCTGAAGTCGAAATACCGTctttgagaatcatccaagagGCTGAGTTAAGTAGTGCTGAATGGGTCAGCAAGCGGATTAATCAACtaactttgattgatgagaagagaatggttgccGTCTGTCATGGTCAGTTGTATAGACAGAGAATGATTCGTGCCTTTCACAAGAGAGTGAGAGCCagaatttttgaagttggaCAGTTGGTTCTTAAACGTATTTCTCCTCATCAAGACGAGTACAAAGGAAAGTTCGCACCAATATGGCAAGTTCCTTACAAGTTTCATAAAGTATTATTtggaggtgctttggtcctgtcAGAGATGGATGGCACCGTATGGCCGAAACCGATCAACTCAAATGCTATCAAGACATACTACGTGTGA